A single region of the Biomphalaria glabrata chromosome 15, xgBioGlab47.1, whole genome shotgun sequence genome encodes:
- the LOC129923072 gene encoding BLOC-1-related complex subunit 7-like, producing MATNRHSNNWNQETKIRLNEKVTSNINDIGSLARQVIRGSKSNEFLAQAAKNFASQENCIQNSYETMRKMDLLRSQLEFQYSAIERSLLSLDEVQDQIASISH from the coding sequence ATGGCGACCAATCGACATTCTAATAATTGGAACCAAGAAACTAAAATTCGTCTTAACGAAAAGGTCACATCAAATATAAATGATATTGGTTCACTAGCCAGACAAGTCATTAGAGGATCTAAATCAAATGAGTTTTTAGCCCAAGCAGCTAAGAACTTTGCATCACAAGAAAACTGTATCCAGAATTCTTATGAAACAATGAGAAAAATGGATCTTCTTCGATCACAACTGGAATTCCAATATTCAGCAATAGAAAGAAGCTTGCTGTCCCTGGATGAAGTACAAGATCAGATTGCGTCTATAAGTCATTGA